Below is a genomic region from Methanosphaera sp. ISO3-F5.
AAGCAACATTCTACCTTGACAACAAAAAACTAAAAACAGTAAACGTAACACTAGGAAAAGCAAGCACCAACTACCAGATAAGCAGTAAAGCAAAAAGTGGAGTACACACAATAAAAGTAACATACCATGGAACAAACGATTACCAGAAAGCAGAAGCAACAAACATACTAGGAATACAAACAAAGACAACAATAACACTAAAAACACACACAACAAAAATAGGAACAAAAGCACATATAAAAGCAACAATAAAAACAGGAACAACCAAAGTAAAGTCAGGTAAAGCAATAATCTACATAGGAAACAAGAAAATAGCAACCACAACAATACAAAATGGAAACATAAACCATAACTACACAATACCAACCACCTATAACAAGGGAACATACAACCTGAAAATAGTATACAACGGAAATCACACACAAACCCCGGCAACAAACACAACAAAAATCAAAATAAACGGAATAACACCAGTATTCAAGTACACAACAACAAAAGTAACAATAGGAAAAACAGCAAAACTCATACTAAAAATAAGTAACGGAAAAACAGGAAAAAACAAGTACAATGCACAAAACGGAAGCATAACCATAAAACTAAACGGTAAAACACTAAAAGACAAAAACGGAAAAACAATCACAGGAACAGTAAAAAATGGAACAATAACCATAAAATTCACAGCACCAGAACAACTAAGCGGAAAACAAAACATAACATTCACATACAAAGGAAACAACAAATTCACAACACTAACCAAAACATACAAGAACGGACTAATCATAAACAAAATAACAACCAAACTAACAGTAAACAAAATAAAAACAACAAAATACGGCAACAAAATAACAATCACCGGAACACTAAAAGATGCAAACAACAAGATACTAAAAAACACCAACATAAAAATCAAACACAACAAGAAAACAATAACAGTAAAAACAAACACTAAAGGAATATACAAGTACACAACCACCACCAATACAGTAGGAAGCAACAACATCACAATAACATATCCAGGCAACAAGAAATACCAGACAAAAAGCATAAAAACAACATACAAGACAAGCAAACAAAACACAAAAATAACAATAAACAAGATAAAAAACACAAAAAATAACAAAACCATAACAATCAAAGGAACACTAAAAAGTGCTAACGGAAAAACACTAACAAACACGAAAATAAAAATAAAAACAAACAATAAAACCGTAACAGTAAAAACAAACAATAAAGGAGTATACACATACAATTATAAACCCTATAAAAGAGGCACATATAAAGTAACAGTTAGTTTTATTGGAACAAAAAATTATAAAGCAAATAATAAAGTTGTAACATTTAAAGTCTATTAATCCTTCTTAACCTCCACCATTTTTTTTTATTAATTTTATGATGAAATGTTTTTATTTAATCTACTTATATATAAACTGCTTTAAATTAAATATCATTGATTAAACCTATTCTTAATCAAATAATCAAATTTTTTTACGGGTGTAAAAATGATGAATAAAAACATTAAAAGAATGTTCTTATTACTTACATTAATATTCCTATTAGTAGGCGTAGTTAGTGCAGCAGAAACAGTATCTGATGATACAGTTAAAGACACAACACTAACAAGTGCCAAACAGGTAGATACTATTAATGAAGTAAAATATGAAAAAAATATAAATAAACAAAATAATAAGGATACAAAAACAGGATCTGCAAACACAACCGATACAAAAGCATCAACATACATCACTACCGCAGCAAACTATAAGCAATTATCAGATAAAATTAATCAGGCAAAGAAATCCAATTACACCACATACACAATTAACCTGAAAAAAGGAAACTACAATGCAACAAAAACTTTAGTCTGGGCAAACACAGAGAAAACCACAAAACTAGTAATCAATGCAAACAATGCTATCATAAACGGTCAAGGAAAATACCAGTTTATCCAAGTAGACGAAGATTACACACTAGAACTGAACAAGATAACATTAACCAAATTTGTATCAGAAAATGGTGGCGCAATAGAAAACAATGGAACACTAACAATAAAAAATTCAAAACTAACATATAATAAGGCAGATGAAGACGGAGGAGCAGTATACTCCTACGGAGACCTTACAGTAACAAACTCACAGTTCACAGGAAATAGTGCAGGAGAAGATGGCGGGGCAATCTACATCTACAGAAGCTATGATGCAAAAATAACAAAAAATAATTTCACAAGCAACAAGGCAGATGATGACGGCGGAGCAATATGCATATACGGTTCATATGATACAAACATAACATATAACCAGTTCGTCAAGAATAAGGCCGAAGATGGTGGAGCTATAGCAAACATACCTCGCAGCGAATCATATACTTACATGGGACAAGAATCCTACATAGAAGGTGAACAGTATCTAGAACAATACTGGAATCCAACAAAAAACTATGGAATCACAGGTTATACTACAACATATAACTATAATCCTATGGGCTTTTCAACACCAATCCAAATACCACAATATGGATATACTGGTGGATATGATTATAGAACAGCCACTAGGTATGTGACAAAGTATAGGACAGTACCAAAAACAGGATACAATTACTATGGATCCGATACAACAATACAAAGCAACAAATTCATAGAAAACGAAGCAACAGACGAAGCAGCAGCAATAAAAATAGATCATGGTGATGTACTAATAATCAAAAACAAATTCCACAGAAACAAGGACAACCTAACAAAAGAAGCCATAAAAAATGATGGAAAACAATACACAAAAAACGTTTACAAATACAGTAGCTATGGAAACCCAATACTAGACGAAGGAAACACAAACATAACCCAGAACACCTTTGATGACAGAAAAGACACAACAATAACTTTATCAAAACTTAACACTGCATACTATGGAACTAAACTAAAAATAAGCGGAAAACTATTAAACAACAAAAACCCAGTGAAAAACCAAAACATCACAATATCATTCAATAACAAAAAATACACAGCCAAAACAAGTAAAACAGGATATTTCGCAATAAATGTAACAACAAAGAATATTGGAAAATACACATTAAAACTAAGCTATGCAGGAAACAAGAATTATTTATCAACTTCAGCTTCAAAGGTAGTGACAGTTAACAAAAGAATAACTAAAGTAACAATCACAAAAATTCCACAGAAAAAATTAAAAGACAAAATAACAATAACTGGTAAATTCACAACTAAAGAAGGAAATACTCTGAAGAATACCACATTATCAGTGACATTTAATGGTAAAACATATAAAGTGGTAACTAACAGTAAAGGTGTTTACGCTAAGAAAGTTGTAGCAAACAAGGTTGGAACAAATACCGTGTCTGTAACATTTAAGGGAAACAGTAAATACAAGGCAGTAACCAGTAAAACCACATTCAAAACAGTTAAAAAATAACATATAAAATTTTATCCCCTCCATCCTTCAACCTTTTTTTTTAATGATATTCTATTACTAAGTACATTATTAATGAAAACAATTACTTTAACCTACTTAAATAAGAATTTAATCAAAGAAAATATCATATCATTAACATGGTGATAGTAATGATAAAAAATAACATTAAAAGAATAATAATATTCTTAGCATTACTAGTAATTCTGGTAGGTGTAGTAAGTGCAGAAAACACAACAGACCACACCAACACACAGGACAAAATAGTAAAAGAAAAAACAACTACTACTAGTACTGCTAATATTGAATCAATACAAAAAGAAGCAAAAATAAATAAAAATAATAAAACAACCAAGTCCTCAACGGGAACAACATACACAACAAGCGTATCCAATTACCAACAACTAGCAGACAAGATAGAAGATGCAAAAAATAACAACTACGACACATATACGATAAACCTTAATAAGGGAAACTACAATGCAACAACAAGCATGACATACGACAAGCAATACCAGCCACTAGTTATCAACGCAAACGGAATAACCCTTGATGGACAACAAAAATATCAATTCCTAAGCATAGAATCAGGTGCAACATTCACACTAAACAATGCAATACTACAAAACTTCAAAGCAACAGGGGGAGGAGCAATATTTGGTGATGATGACACAACATTAACTATCACAAAATCAACCTTCAAAAACAATAAAGCAGAAGCAAACGGAGGAGCAATATACACACATAACAAACTAACAATAACAGACTCAGAATTCACAGCAAACACTGCAACAGGGTATGGAGGAGCCATACACAGTTACTATGGAAAAATAAGCATAACAAACACACAATTCCAGAACAACAAAGTACTAAACGAATCAGGTGGAGCAATAGGAAACTTCTATGGAAACATAAATATCGACAAAACAGTACTAAACAATAACAAAGCACCACAAGAAGGAGGATCATTATACAGTAGTGAAGGAAACATAAAAATAACCAACACAAATATCACAAACAATGAATGCAATGATTATGGTGGTGGAATATCCACAGAAAAAGGAACATTAATCCTGGAAAACAACAACTTTATCAGCAATAAAAACACTGACTCATACGGAGGAGCAGTATCCTCTTATAATGACAAATTCAATGCAACAAACAATCAATTCACAAAAAATCATGCAGAATGGAGAGGAGGAGCAATTTACAGCTTCAAATCAGAGACTAAACTACATAGGAACAATTATACAAGTAACACTGCATACAATGGTGGTGCATTAGTAAACGAAAAAGGAATTGTAAATGTAAGGTACAGTAATTTCATAAAAAATATTGCAGACTCAGATGGAGGAGCAATAGATAACCTATATGGAGAACTAATAGTTACCAACTCCCTATTCACAGAAAATAATGCAATATTTGGTGGGGCAATAGAAAACATTGGTGGAGTATACTCCTACAGTAGGACAACATATGATGCATGGGGAAGACCAGACCAGACAACATACTACAAAGACATGTACGGAAACATGCTAATAGCAGAAAACACATTCACAAATAACTATGCAGAAACAGGTGGCGCAATAGGAAACTACGTGCCAGTACAAGAAGGATTACTACCAAGTGATGTTGAAACAAGTAATGATGGAGTACAAATAAACCATAACAAATTCCATCAAAACAGAGCCGAAGAAGGTGGTGCAATATGCGTAGAAGAAGCAAACAATGCCTACATAATGAATAACACCTTCACAGAAAACACTGCCCCCGAAGGAGGAGCAATAAAAGTAAACGAAAAGTGTGAAGAAGACATAAACATAGCATACAACACGTTCACCAAAAACACTGCAATAAACGGATCAGCAATAAACACGAAAGGTAGTGATGTATTCATAATAGAAAACCTGTTTGTACAAAACAAGATGATAAACAGCACAGACAAATCAAGCAATGCATTCACTATAATAAATGAATCAAGAGCATTAATAAAAAACAATACAAACGATACCAGAACAAGTTACCCCGGACAAATATATGATGACGGATTTACAAGGATAGAAGACAATATTATAAACGATAACAAGACACAAACAAAGATAACATTAACAGTACCAACAAACAATGTAATCCAGAACAATCAGATAACAATAAAAGGAAAATTAACAACAAACGGAGAAAATATAGCAAACAGTACCTTAAAACTAACAATAAACACAAACACTGTAACAGTAAAAACAGATAATAAAGGAATATTCACATATAATACAAAAGCAACCAAGGCAGGAACAAACAAGGTAACAGCATCATATGAAGAAAACCTAGTCCATTTAAGCACATCTACAACAAAAACATTCAATGTAATAATGGAAACAAAAATAATCCTTAACAAGATAACAACAACACAATACAAAGACAATATAATAATCAAGGGTAAATTCACCAACAAAGCAGGAAACATAATAAAAAACACTAACCTAAAATTAACATTCAACGGTAAAGCATACACACTTAAAACAGATACTAAAGGAGTATTCAACAAAACAATAAAAACAAGCAAAGTAGGAAAAAACAATGTAACAATAACATTTGCAGGAAACAACAACTACAAAACCAGCACAAACAAGACAACATTCACAGTAACCAAGAGAACAACCAAGATAACAGTTACTAGTATAAAACAGAAAACATATAATGACACGGTAACAATCACGGGAAAACTAACAGACAAAACAGGAACAATCCTCAAAAACACGGCCATAAAAGTAACAGTTAACGGTAAGACATACACGGTTAAAACAAATAGTAAGGGAGTGTACACTAAGAAGGTAGCTGCTACAAAGGTAGGAACCAATAATATAACTGTAACCTATAAGGGCAACACATACTATAAAGCAGTAACTAAGAAGACAACATTCAAAACAGTAAAACGAGCAACACGAATAACAGTAAATAAGATTAAAGCAACCAAGAAGGGCAGTAAAGTAACAATAACAGGAAAACTAACTAACAACAAAAATGTTATACTAAAGAATACTAAGATAAAAATCACAGTAAATGGTAAAGCAGTAACTGTTAAAACTAACAGTAAAGGAGTATACACTTACAAGTACACAACAAGTAAAAAGGGAACCAACAAAGTAAGCATATCTTACTCTGGAAATGCTAATTATAAAACCACATCTGCTAAGACTAGTTTTAGCGTAAAATAGTATTTTACTATTTTTTTAACCTCCCCTTCATCATTCCCCTATTTTTGGGGAAAACTATTTTTAATGAAAGTCCACATAATACCTATTATGTAACAAAGGCTATGGAGGTGTTATCTTTTGACAAAAATAATGCATATAACATTAATGCTAATGCTAACAGTAGTATTATTATCTATAGTTTCTGCAGCAGACACAAGTAATGATACTGTTAATACAGAGAAGATAACAGCTTTCACAGAAGATAAAGTAGTATCACATGATAATACACTTTCCGAGAATGTGGATGATAAAAAAAATAATAAAGTAATTGATGATACAGAATTAACTGATGAAGATACTGGAACTGGCTGTAGTTCTGTTATTATACAGGGATATAATAATGATAGCAGTATCTCGTTTAGGCGTGATGCAACTAATAAGTTAACAATTAATGTTAAACATGATAATTCAATAGTTAAACAGTATAAGGAAGGATCCTACTTCTTCCATGTCTTAGTAAGTAAGGATGGTTGGATGGTGGGTAATGGTGGAGCAGATAATTCTCAGGTTAATCATGCTATTGAAGATAATGCTCTTAGTATGATTAATAAGAACAGTATCACTTCCGAGAATATGAATAATATTTATAACCAGGAGTCCCGTTTATCTTTGGGTCATTTTGTAATTAAAGCTCCTAATGGTAGTTATAGTTTAATTATTAAGAATGGTTACAGGGTCTTTAAGGATTCTGGTGTCTTGAAGAGTGGACAATACCTGATTGTTCCGAATAGTATGAACTTTTTCAGGAAGAATAGTGTGGATGATATTAAAACAGAGGATAGGATGATATATACTTCTCGTATGCTAACTGCACGTGACGGCTTTGGAGTAAACAGGCGAGAAATAGTAACCTATTATTATAAGAATAACCGGGTGAACAGTACTGTTAAGGTAACTGCCACTAATGATAATGGTAGGTATGTTGGCAGAAGAACCGCTTACCTGATTGATGACATCAGAACAAATAATAATTACTACTCATCAAGCAGCATACCTGTTATTGACGGCTCCAAACACTTGGATACTGTTAACTTCTTTTTGCGTAAAACAAGAACTAAAGTATCAGTGAAAAATATAGTTTCAAGTACTGGTATGGTAGAATTAAGTGGTACTGTACGTGATGAGTTTGGCAGAAATGTAAATACTGGCCAGGTTATTATAAAGGTTGACGGAAAAACTCTTAAAAACTCGCATGGAAATATCCATGTTAATGTAGTTAATGGAAGTGTTAAGTATAAATCAGTGTTAACTAATCTTTGGAGTAAGAAAAATCATGATTATATGATGACCTACATGGCTAACTCAGTATATGATACAAGTAAATCCGGTACTGCCAGTATAAGTGTTGATAATTTCTTCAGACTACGAAGTTATCATAAATCAACTATTATATACGGTAATAAATTAAGTATAAATTCATTTATTAGATACAATAGGAATAATAGTTTTGTTGATGGTGGCAGAGTATTCTATAAGATAAATGGTAAAACAGTACTTAATTCAAAGAATCAAACATTATACAAGCGTGTCATGGATGGTAAAACTGTTTATAACCATACTTTTAAAGGATATTATGGTGCAAAAAGGTACACCCTAACAACTGTTTATGTTAATGGTGCTTACAGGAAGGAATACAATACATATGTTACTGTAAAAAGAATTCCGACACGTATAATAAATGCTAATATCAGTACCCGTGGTAATCTGATTAAAGTCAGGGGAAAACTGGTGGATAATAATAAGAATCCTATAAAATATGATTCACATGTAATGATAAAAATAAATGGTAAAACATTAAAGAATAATAAGATTACACGAAAGTTTCTTATTAAAAAAGGATATATAAACTTTAAATTCACAGTGCCTCTAGAGTACAGAGCAAAAGTTTACAAATTAAGCCTTATTATACCAGAGACAAGGATAACCTCCTCATACAATAGGAATTATACTGTTAAAGTATAATTCTTAATCAAAACTATTTTTTTTTTTACAATATTTTAATAGGTAATGATAAATAATTACAGATATATACCTAATAGTACCTACTATATTAAAACAAAAATATTAGGGGAGGTATTATGTATAAAAAATATTTATCAGCACTAATATTCCTGCTGATAATATTCACACTAATAGGAGTAGTAACTGCAACAGATAGTAACACTACTAAAGAAACAGTTACTCCTACAATACAAGAAGAAAATAACGATAATACTATCATAACCAAAGAAACAGAGAAAACAGTGAAAACCAAGAAAATCACACAATCAGATAATGACACAGAGATAGATGAGGGATGCTGTACAACAATAGTTCAAGGAGAAAACAATGACAGCAGCGTATCCTTCCGCAGAGACACAACATCAAAGGCAACAATAAACGTCAAATATAATGATACAATACTTAAACAATTCAAGACAGATGGATCATACTTCTGTCATGTGATGATAAGTAAAACAGGTTGGGTTGTTGGAACAGGAGGACTTGAAGGAGGAACTACCTGTCGAAACATTGAAAGTTACTCATTAAACATGATAAACAGTAACCATATGATAGATAGTGAACTAAAGAAAATATTTGACATAAAAGGAAGAGCAACCTTAGCACACTACGTTATTAAAGCACCAAATGGTACATTTAATCTACTTATAAAACGTGATGGTCAATTACTTAAAAGATCAGGAGTACTGAAACCTGGAGAATATGTAGTAGTTCCAAACAGGGTAAGACACTACCAGAATGGTATGTTAAAAAATTTCAAAGACGAAGAAAAGCTCATGCTTAACTATAGTAGAATGTTATCAGCTCATGATAGGTATGGAGTGCAGAGAAGACAAATATTAACATATTACTTTAAGAACAATATTGTAAACAGTAGTATCAAGGTAACTGTCAGTAATGATGATGGACGTCATGTGGGAGTAAGAAGTGGACAATACGTGGATAATATACAAACAAACACTAAGTACTATCCTTCATATACAATCCCTGTATTGGATAATTTCCTTGAAGTTGAAAATGCCAAGTTTTTCATAAGAAAAGCAAGAACTAATATAGTGACTCATAATAAAGCAATACATGATAATAAGGTTGAATTAACTGGTACTATTACTGACGAGTTCGGAAATAAGATCAATACAGGTAAAGTATCTGTTAATGTTGATGGAAAAACGCTAAAATATTCTAGTGGTAAAACCATCTTTGTTCAAGTAGTTAATGGAACTGTAAAGTATAAACATGTGTTAAAAAATCTTTGGAGTAAAAAGAATCACACATATTATATGAATTATATTGAAAATGCAAACTATGAAAACAGTAAGTCACAGGCTTCACACATAAAATTATCTGATGATTTCTTCAGAGTTCGAACATATCATAATTCTGCAGTGTATTATGGTGGTAAGTTAACTATCAAGTCATTTGTCCGTTATAATAGTAACAATACAAGGGTTATTGGTGGTAAAATTATCTATAAAATTAATGGTAAAACCTTATTGAACTCTAAGAATAAGACCTTGTATAAATTTGTTAAAAATGGTGATACTGTATATAATCACACATTTAAAGGCAATTATTGGGCTAAGACTTATGTGTTAACTACTGTTTATGTACATGGTGCTTATCGTAAGGAATATAAGACTAGAATTAGTATAAAGAAGATTCCTGCACGAATAATATCATCAAAGATAAGTGTTAAAAACAGGACATTGCATTTTACTGGTAAACTGGTTGACAGATATAAGAAGACAGTTAAATATGATTCATATCTTAAGGTGAAAATTAACGGTAAATATTTGAAAAAGAACAAAGTTGCCGTGAAGTTTAATATTAAGAATGGTCTTGTTAATTTCAAATTCAAACTACCATCATATTATAAATCCGGTAAAAATAATTTAACTGTAGTCATACCTGAATTTAGGGAAACATTAAGTTATTCCAGAAATTATACTTTTAGAGTATAATTTTTTTTTAATCTTTTTTTTATAATTTCTTTATTTTTTTTTCTATTCTATAGTTACGAAACTATTTTTACATATTTTCATAAATATACTAAATAGAATTTATTCTATTAAAAGAAAAATAATAATTTGGTTGTATATTTGATGGAAAATTATATTGTTTTAGACTTAGAAACACCCAACAGGCTTAGTAATTCCATGTCATCAATAGGAATAGTGGTAGTAGAAGGTGGAGAAGTAACTGATGAGGTATATACTCTGATAAATCCTGAAGCACATTTTGATGATTTTAACATAGCATTCACTGGCATCCACCCAGAGGATGTGGTAGATTCTCCAACATTTCCAGAATTCTATGAAGAATATAATGATTTGTTGTTAGGAAATGTTATTGTCGGACAGAACATTACATTTGATTTAAGTGTTATATCAAAGGCACTTACCCGATATAATATGCCAATACCACCATTTGAATATTACTGCACACTAAACTCCTGTAAGCGTAATCTTTCATTACCTGATAATAGTCTCAGTTATATTGTTGCTAATGTCTTGAATACAACATATGATGCACATAATGCTATGGCTGATGCTCAGATGACTTACCAGTTATATAATTACTTGGCTGATTATGAGGATCGAAGCAGCTTTCTTAAAACATATTATTATAGGCCTAACTGTAAACGTGACTTTGACAGAAGCTTTGACTATGATTATAACTATCTATATGGATTACTTAAGAAATTAAATTATGCTGAAAGTGTAACAGAAAATCATAACAACCTGTTGGAAACATGGTATGATTCAAACAAGTGCACAAATGCTCATCCATTAATCGAGAATGTACTGCTTAAAACATCATATATAATAAACAACCAACCAACAAGAAAAGAAAAACATCAAATAATAAATACATTACAGCCAATAAAAAGATCACCAGAATACAAGGCACCAAAACTAAAACTAATAGTACTTAAAGGAATAATAGACTCAATAACATGCGAAGAACAAATAAAAGAAGAAGACATAATATACCTGAAACAATGGATAAAACAAACACCAATAAACGATAAACAACACAAACAATTCATAAAACAAATAGAATATGATGATAAAAAAAAGTTAAAAAAACAGTTAGAAAAATACTCAAAAATACTGGAAGACTACATCTAATAAGAACTTTCATGATTAATCAAATCAATAAAGTCATACAAGCATGAGACAATACTCTCATTAACATTCCTTTTTTTCAAATCATCCACAATAGATTCAACAATATTAACCAAGGCTTCACTTTCAATCTCAACCTTATCATTATACATATTAGTAAGAAGCTTAAGCTTAGTATTCTTATTAGTAAAACCCATCAGATGAAGAAAAACCACAATATCATAAACAATCTGTTTCATAAAAAATACTCTCAAAAAAATAAAATTAATATAATACTCTAAATAATAATATGTACACTAATAATTAATAATTCTTTCTAAAAAAATAGTATGATGAATGGTGATTAAGGAAAAATCTTATCCATCCCAATAGGACCTGTCATATTATTGCCTGTACAATCAACAATACCATCAATAGGAAGAACTGCCTCCATAGTACCAAGATAAACACCATTATTATCCCTGAGAGCATAATAATTGGTTAAAACCTGCTTACCATCAACATATGATAAAACATGCATACTATCTCTTTTACCTTCCTTAAAATCTTTCAACAACTTATCAACCATATTCATAACACGGGGTGGATGGCAAGAATGCATGTCACGATTAAGAGCAGTCTTAGGCCTTAAGAACACCTTATTCTCAGTTTCATCAAAGAATCGGTTAATGTCATTCTCATCAATAACCGTAATCTCCATAGGTAAAATATTTAGCATAGCACGTAACTGATTAAGAGACAAACTACCACCAGGTAGAATAATTTTATCATCATCAACATCTAAGTCATAGACATCATTATTTTTATCCCATAAAGGCAAAGTATCTACAATACAAGGACTATAAAGGTGCATATCATTAGATATTAATAACCAGTCATTTTCACTAAAATTTTCTGCACATAACGGAAACAGTATATTCTCTTCTTTATATACCATTTCCTCAACAAGCATTATGACGCCTAACAAATCTTCCACATTGACAACATTATGCATCTGGAATCTGATATCATCCTCAGCACCCCACATAACTCTGGCAGGACCCGGATAATTGTACTCCTCCATGAGCAAAGGTAACAGAAGTTCATCCTTCTTAGCATAATGCTGTGTGATAGAATTTAACAGGGGTATATCCTTTTTAATAACATCAATACTATCAGAATCTCTGAGTTTCTCTTTAATTTCCTTTAGTAACATGATAATAGCTTCATTCTCAATAGTTAATATATTAAGAGGATGACCTGAAGTATTCTTAAGTTTAATAGTTTTCTTAGAAATTTCATCACTCTTATTATCAATTTTTTTATCCTTAATATAAACAGTGC
It encodes:
- a CDS encoding Ig-like domain repeat protein; translated protein: MMNKNIKRMFLLLTLIFLLVGVVSAAETVSDDTVKDTTLTSAKQVDTINEVKYEKNINKQNNKDTKTGSANTTDTKASTYITTAANYKQLSDKINQAKKSNYTTYTINLKKGNYNATKTLVWANTEKTTKLVINANNAIINGQGKYQFIQVDEDYTLELNKITLTKFVSENGGAIENNGTLTIKNSKLTYNKADEDGGAVYSYGDLTVTNSQFTGNSAGEDGGAIYIYRSYDAKITKNNFTSNKADDDGGAICIYGSYDTNITYNQFVKNKAEDGGAIANIPRSESYTYMGQESYIEGEQYLEQYWNPTKNYGITGYTTTYNYNPMGFSTPIQIPQYGYTGGYDYRTATRYVTKYRTVPKTGYNYYGSDTTIQSNKFIENEATDEAAAIKIDHGDVLIIKNKFHRNKDNLTKEAIKNDGKQYTKNVYKYSSYGNPILDEGNTNITQNTFDDRKDTTITLSKLNTAYYGTKLKISGKLLNNKNPVKNQNITISFNNKKYTAKTSKTGYFAINVTTKNIGKYTLKLSYAGNKNYLSTSASKVVTVNKRITKVTITKIPQKKLKDKITITGKFTTKEGNTLKNTTLSVTFNGKTYKVVTNSKGVYAKKVVANKVGTNTVSVTFKGNSKYKAVTSKTTFKTVKK
- a CDS encoding right-handed parallel beta-helix repeat-containing protein — its product is MIKNNIKRIIIFLALLVILVGVVSAENTTDHTNTQDKIVKEKTTTTSTANIESIQKEAKINKNNKTTKSSTGTTYTTSVSNYQQLADKIEDAKNNNYDTYTINLNKGNYNATTSMTYDKQYQPLVINANGITLDGQQKYQFLSIESGATFTLNNAILQNFKATGGGAIFGDDDTTLTITKSTFKNNKAEANGGAIYTHNKLTITDSEFTANTATGYGGAIHSYYGKISITNTQFQNNKVLNESGGAIGNFYGNINIDKTVLNNNKAPQEGGSLYSSEGNIKITNTNITNNECNDYGGGISTEKGTLILENNNFISNKNTDSYGGAVSSYNDKFNATNNQFTKNHAEWRGGAIYSFKSETKLHRNNYTSNTAYNGGALVNEKGIVNVRYSNFIKNIADSDGGAIDNLYGELIVTNSLFTENNAIFGGAIENIGGVYSYSRTTYDAWGRPDQTTYYKDMYGNMLIAENTFTNNYAETGGAIGNYVPVQEGLLPSDVETSNDGVQINHNKFHQNRAEEGGAICVEEANNAYIMNNTFTENTAPEGGAIKVNEKCEEDINIAYNTFTKNTAINGSAINTKGSDVFIIENLFVQNKMINSTDKSSNAFTIINESRALIKNNTNDTRTSYPGQIYDDGFTRIEDNIINDNKTQTKITLTVPTNNVIQNNQITIKGKLTTNGENIANSTLKLTINTNTVTVKTDNKGIFTYNTKATKAGTNKVTASYEENLVHLSTSTTKTFNVIMETKIILNKITTTQYKDNIIIKGKFTNKAGNIIKNTNLKLTFNGKAYTLKTDTKGVFNKTIKTSKVGKNNVTITFAGNNNYKTSTNKTTFTVTKRTTKITVTSIKQKTYNDTVTITGKLTDKTGTILKNTAIKVTVNGKTYTVKTNSKGVYTKKVAATKVGTNNITVTYKGNTYYKAVTKKTTFKTVKRATRITVNKIKATKKGSKVTITGKLTNNKNVILKNTKIKITVNGKAVTVKTNSKGVYTYKYTTSKKGTNKVSISYSGNANYKTTSAKTSFSVK
- a CDS encoding exonuclease domain-containing protein — protein: MENYIVLDLETPNRLSNSMSSIGIVVVEGGEVTDEVYTLINPEAHFDDFNIAFTGIHPEDVVDSPTFPEFYEEYNDLLLGNVIVGQNITFDLSVISKALTRYNMPIPPFEYYCTLNSCKRNLSLPDNSLSYIVANVLNTTYDAHNAMADAQMTYQLYNYLADYEDRSSFLKTYYYRPNCKRDFDRSFDYDYNYLYGLLKKLNYAESVTENHNNLLETWYDSNKCTNAHPLIENVLLKTSYIINNQPTRKEKHQIINTLQPIKRSPEYKAPKLKLIVLKGIIDSITCEEQIKEEDIIYLKQWIKQTPINDKQHKQFIKQIEYDDKKKLKKQLEKYSKILEDYI
- a CDS encoding DUF438 domain-containing protein, which translates into the protein MNYDNFEEQVELLKSYIKRVSDGEDLEIVQADFKINFKHVPAKLIAKAEQRMMADGARVEDIQKLCNIHSVLFHEMTDEERLERMKEEMAAHSTVYIKDKKIDNKSDEISKKTIKLKNTSGHPLNILTIENEAIIMLLKEIKEKLRDSDSIDVIKKDIPLLNSITQHYAKKDELLLPLLMEEYNYPGPARVMWGAEDDIRFQMHNVVNVEDLLGVIMLVEEMVYKEENILFPLCAENFSENDWLLISNDMHLYSPCIVDTLPLWDKNNDVYDLDVDDDKIILPGGSLSLNQLRAMLNILPMEITVIDENDINRFFDETENKVFLRPKTALNRDMHSCHPPRVMNMVDKLLKDFKEGKRDSMHVLSYVDGKQVLTNYYALRDNNGVYLGTMEAVLPIDGIVDCTGNNMTGPIGMDKIFP